The DNA window GGATTATAAGCCAATGAAGCGGATTTCTGGTGTGTGTGGGAGGATGGGAAGAAAATCTCGGGTTGAACAACAGATTTGGAAGACAAAGCAGCAGAGTTGGTAATCGCCATTACTGAGAATGATATTTTCTTGAATTAGATTGATTCTCTCTCAAATCTTTTATCCCTTGGCTTCAAGAAATCTTGAATGAAAAGAGAGAAAAGAGAAGAATGGCAGATGGACTAGTTCTACACAAAATAAATGCAACgagaatatattatttatagccaaaaaaaatttgtaaatcaTTGCCAGTTTGCCACCAAAATCCCAAATAATTTCACAATTTGTATCAAATCTTCTCTccaattaaaacaaaaaaacaaaaaaaaaattattatttatacatAAACACAAATTGGCCATGTTTGGTAGGCACTTTCCATTCAACTACTTCTGCTAGCTTTTAATTCATGTCATACATCAAATTTTGTTGTCTTaaccaaaaatatatataatcgatttttttttctcatttgatatttaataaattattattaataatatgaaACATAatgcttattattattataaattttcaaatataatgCTTAGCCATGTTTCTATTCTTGAAatcttatttgaattatttttaaaagatacaTGGCATTcgataaaagttttaaaaaaacaaaatataatatatattttaaattttattattttaaatcgaAAACATATATTACTTGAATGTAATCATTAGAATGTGCTGCATGTGCTCgtgatttaaaatatatatgatcTCTTTGTTGATTTACAATATTATGAATGCCATTTGCCTCATTTTTTGACTAAAATGATTTTCTTGTTTTTCATGTCTTAGAAATTAAAAATTCTTGATTTCACTATTTATATGGAATTTTTTTGATGTTTCGAAATAAaacaggtctcttgtgagacgattttgtagatttatattcgtgaagCAGGTCGACCAGCTCATGTCTACAAttaaaattactatttttttacataaaaatcgTGCTTTTTATTAATCATGTCGAAATTATCTATAAAAAATTGATTAATGAAATCGTCTTATCTGAGTTTTTGTATTGACAATAatagaaaaataaatttgtaataTTGTGATAATGTACAACAGATTTAAAAAATATACCACCTACTACGCTAGCTAAAACGTGTAGCTCAAAACCAATTTAATATTCAATGTTTATATTTTATAGTAAATGATTTAAGATGTGCAATTATTGACCTTGACCAACAATAGTTCATAAAACCCATTCACGAGATAAAAGTTTGAACGATATgtctcaaaaaaaaaagtttgaacgatttattattttattaataaaaagcAAAAGTATGTATTATTGGAATTAAATTAAAGTTAAATATAAAAACCcactaaaaattaaaaataacagttttttaaaaaatataaatgaataAATTGGGAATAAAATCATTAGatctattattatttttttgaagcGAGATCTGATTTAGACCAAGTAGGTGCAATGTGAGGTTTGGTGAGGCAGTGCCCATATCGGGTCACGTGTGGATGGTGGCTCTGTGTGGTAGTTGATGCCTTTTGActctttaaataatatatatatatatatatatatatatatatatatatatatatatatatatatatatatatatattactataaTAGTACTGCCCACTATTTAATctgtaattttttttcaaatttagaaTGTATATTATCgtaagcaaaaatttgtgtgggacggtctcacatgtcgtattttgttatACAGATATCTAATTTGagtcatttataaaaaaatataatttttatgctaatactttttattgtgaatattgacaagattgacccatctcacagataaaaatccgTGATACTGCTGATTataaataccatattgaataaaatagtttttaatttgattgaatttcaataaataatcattttcacgaaaaaaatttaaataatctgtaaaacaatttttttatgtatGTGACATGAAGGGCTTTATATAATATTTgtaataaataaaatgatatatatagtaatataacgaaaattattattattattattattattattattattattattattattattattatttagcaAGGGACATGTGTAATATAACCATGCAAAGATAAGATAGCTCGCAAGTTTTGAATTGAACtagaaattttcaattttccaCATGTATAGTTCTCCTCTTCAATAAGATACTAGCCATCGctcataaaaatttatatttttatgtgtaaagtattatttttatcataaaaatattttgacacaaacttgtgtgagacggtctcacgggtcgtatttgtgagacggaactcttatttgggtcatccatgaaaaattattactctttatgctaagagtattactttttattgtgaaaatgggtagagttgacccgtctcacagattaagatccgtgagacggtctcatatgagactcactcaaatattttttaaaattagttatattatgaaaaaaatatatgtcgatttgattgaaaaatattgatttttttgtCAAAATGATATTGTGTATATATGTGATTTGAGTGAAAAATCTTACTTTTTATATCATATGTAAGATTTTTCATTGCAAGTATGAATCaggttgatctgtctcacaaacaTAGATCCGTGAAACTATTGCATATGAGACTTACtcattataatataataaagatatttttattgGTGCAACATTTTTTAGATTAAGTTTCTTATAATACgatttcaattatttatatcTATTAAACGAGTCTATCAGATCCATAcacacaattaaaaataataattttgaattaaaaaataatatttttcataggtTAGGTCAGATCAAAAACTCGTCTAAAAATGACTCATTAGACGATCTCATAAgaattttgtgcaatatttaatTAGCCGGAGAAAATGATCGTTATTGTTAAGTCTCGAAGATCATTCCAAACTTAAAGATTTGACGTGAGATAAGATACAAAACAAGTCTTTGGTTATATTGATATCAGTTTGGCTTGGGAAACCTGTTTACATGgacgagtaggtctcttgtgagacggtatcacgaatatttatttgtgatacggtctcaccaattttatttgtgagacgggtcaattctactgatattcataataaaaggtAATATatgtactcttagcataaaaattaatatttttttatgaatgaccaaaataagagatccgtctcacaaaatacgacccgtgaaaccgtctcacacaaatgtTTGCCCACATGGACCATGGTGCATTCACGAATCACGACCCATATTGCAGGATTATCGGTTGTCCGATAAGATCTATTCGTTGCATTCAAATATGGATGGATAAATGTCATCCTAGAAGGAGATAATTAGCAAAATAACATcggagaattttttttttttgaaaaaataatccTCCCAAATTCAGTCAAATGCTAGCAATGTAAAAATCTATGATCCATCTTCACCGTTTGCAGTTTCGCCCCAATTGTTTCGTTTATCCAGCAATATTGAACGCAAGCTACCAGTTTTGTCACGCTACATTGTAAATTTCACGCCAATCCCGTATTGGAcacgttgagaaaataaattcgaTGAAAACGTAAAACATGCAAATGTTTGTAAGAAAAAACTATAGTGAGTGGTTACGATGGAATTCTAATATTTTAAACAATCCAATCGTCCAAACATAATGTTTTGATTGTCATTTAGTAAAGGAAATTATGTGCTGTATTTCTtgttatacaaatatatatggCATAACAAATTCAATTGTGTAAATATTTACTCGTCAAATAATGAAAAGCTGGCCAAAATATGTTTTGCAATATATGATCCAATAGTATCTTATATAGTTTGAGACATAATTGGCCAAAAAAATATCTATCAAATATACAATCAATGCttgtaattttaattcaatttgtTTTAAAGATTACATGAATAACACATGTAAAATATTACCAAAACACTAACTTTATGATATGATTGATTGGGAAATAATCATTGAGTTATAATAGATCGGTTCTTGATATATCGAACATCGATTAATTAAATAGAGTTTGATTTTCAAACCAAGTGGAAGacattcaaaataattttttgtataaatcgattaaatattttgtaaaacttctaaaatatatgcaagttgaatgagtaaaaatagtATATATATTATACTATAATAGTCTGACCACTATTTAAtctgtatttttatttaaatttttaaaatgtatattaccgtaggtaaaaatttgtgtgagacgttcTCACAAGTCGTGTTTTGTtatacggatatcttatttgagtcatccataaaaaaatataattttttatgttaacaatattattttttattgtgaatatcggcaAAGCTGACCCGTCTTACATAAAAATCCGTAacaccgtctcacaaaaaatatattcattatCGTAAAGCTGATTataaataccatattgaataaaatagtttttaatttgattgaatttcaataaataatcattttcacgaaaaaaattgtaaataatctgtaaaacaatttttttatgtatGTGACATAAAGGGCTTTATATAATATttgtaataaataaaattatatatagtaATATAacgaaaattattattattattattattattattattattattattattattattattattattattattatttagcaAGGGACATGTGTAATATAACCATGCAAAGATAAGATAGCTCGCAAGTTTTGAATTGAACtagaaattttcaattttcaacATGTATAGTTCTCCTGTTCAATAAAATACTAGCCATCGCTCATCAAAAGTTATATTTTTGTGTGTAAAGTattatttttaccataaaaatattttgacaaaaacttgtgtgagacggtctcacgggtcgtatttgtgagacgaaacTCTTATTTGggccatccatgaaaaattattactttttatgctaagagtattaattgtGAAAATGGTTAAGGTTGAccggtctcacagattaagatccgtgagacggtatcacataagacccactcaaatattttttaaaattagttatattatgaaaaaaaatatatgtcgatttgattgaaaaatattgatttttttgtcaaaatgttattgtgtatatatgtgATTTGAGCGAAAAATCTTAACTTTTTATATCATATGTAAGATTTTTCATTGCAAGTATGAATCAAGTTGATCTGTCTCACGAACATAGATCCGTGAAACTATTGCATATGAGACTTACtcattataatatattaaagatatttttattgGTGCAACATTTTTTAGATTAAGTCTCTTGTAATACGGTTTCAattatctatatctattagaCGAATCGATAAGATCCATAcacacaattaaaaataataatttgaattaaaaaaataatatttttcataggtTAAGCCAGGTCAAAAACTCATCTAAAAAATGACTCATTAGACGGTCTCATAAgagttttgtgcaatatttaatTAGCGAGAGAAAATGATTGTTATTGTTAGGTCTCAAAGATCATTCCAAACTTAAAGATTTGACGTGAGATAAGATACAAAACAAGTCTTTGGTTATATTGATATCAGTTTGGCTTGGGAAACCTGTTTATATTgacgagtaggtctcttgtgagactgtcttatgaatatttatttgtgagacgggtcaattctactggtattcacaataaaatataatatactcttagaaaaaaaattaatattttttatggaagacccaaataagatatccgtctcacaaaatacgacccgtgagaccgtctcacacaaatgaCACCGATTTGCTTGTTGAGACCTAATCCTATCGTCATAGATTTCTCGAGATATTTTCTTACGAAGTTTTGTTATAGCATCTATCACTGCTTCCGGTTTAGGTGGACAACCGGACAAATAGACATCCACAGGAATTAGCTTATCGACTCCCCCAACAGTACTATAAGAATTGGTACTGAACATCCCTCCTGTAATTGTACAGGCTCCCATAGCAATAACATATTTTAGTTCGGGCATTTGCTCATATAATCTCACTATGGAGGGGGCCATCTTCATTGTTACTGTTCCGGCTGTTAAAATTAGATCTGCTTGTCTAGGACTCGATCTTGGTACTAGTCCATAACGATCAAAGTCGAATCGTGATCCTATCAGTGTTTGCCTACATAGACCATGGTGCATTTACGAATCACGACCCATATTGTAGGATTATCGGTTGTCCGATAAGATCTTTTGGTTGCATTCAAATATGGATGGATATATGTCATCGTAGAAGGAGATAATTAGCAAAATAACAtcggagaaattttattttttgaaaaaaataatccTCCCAAATTCAGTCAAATGCTAGCAATGTGTAAAAATCTATTATCCATCTTCACCGTTTGCAGTTTCGCCCCAATTGTTTCGTTTATCCAGCAATATTGAACGCAAGCTACCAGTTTTGTCACGCTACATTGTAAATTTTATGCCAATCATGTATTAGACccgttgagaaaataaatacaATGAAAACGTAAAGCATACAAatgtttgtaatttttttaagaaaaactaTAGTGAGTGATTACGATGGAATTCTAATATTTTAAACAATCCAATCGTCCAAATATAATGTTTTGATTGTCATTTAGTAAAGGAAATTATGTGCTGTATTTCTtgttatacaaatatatatggTATAACAAATTCAATTGTGTAAATATTTAGTCGTCAAATAATGAAAAGCTGGCCAAAATATGTTTTGCAATATATGATCCAATAGTATCTTATATAGTTTGAGACATAATTGGCCAAAAAAATATCtatcaaatataaaatttaatgcttgtaattttttattcaatCTGTTTAATAGATTACATGAATAACACATGTAAGATACTACCAAAACTTTAACattatgatatgattgattgtgagataattattgagttataatAGCTcgatttttgatatattgaacATTGATTAATTAAATAGAGTTTGATTTTCAAACCAAGTAGAAGACATTCAGAATAATCTTTTACAGAAATCGATTAAATGTTTTGTAAATCATCTAAAATATacgcaagttgaatgagtaaaaatattttggtcgAAACATTTTATCAAACTTGACATGTaatattttgggtatttgaAGAACAATTTATATGCCACCCATTTTTATTGAAGTTCAATTGAACATTCAGTTTTGCTCAAATGAACGTGTATCTTCATCGTCATGTATCAGCATCTTATACTCGGATTCAGACTTTGATTTGTGAATgtgatttgtagatcatcgtctTAGCTTTGTAACTCATACTGAATTGTTTCATTTGGATAATCGAGTTAATCAGGATGACAAAAATACCTCAATTGCTtatgttcaactgattgttgttcTTGTGCAATCAGTTTGCCTAAATAACATCCGATCTAACTCCACTAACATGAAAAACAACTTGTGCCAAACTGAGTTTTTTGGGTCATTTGAATGATTGAACtgtgagatatcatcaaaacactgAAATTTATCAGATTTTCAGTTTGGCTAAATGCAAGTTTCAACTTCCATACTAAGTTATTTACACTCagataaatatattaaaaacataatattaaattttgttataatcaaaatcaagattactTATGTTTATCAACCCTACACTTTATGTAGCATGTTatgtgaaaatattattttagtagCTCGCACTTATTTAAATATCATTTATGAGTTAAAACACATGAATCTCAACGTGTCATTATTTTTTGTACTAATTAATTGAATTCAACAAGTAACCACCCTATgctattaaaaatatttgtctTACCTagctattaaataaaatttagatTCCAACTAACCTGAAATTAATGCTTCGGTTTTTGGAAGGTTGTGGTATGTTTTTGGAAGGTTGGTATATGTTTGGCgaccttttaaaaaaattattttagaaATTTGTTTGCAAAACGTGTGAAATCGTTAAAACTTAATCTATTTGTATCaatagtaggtctcttgtgagacgatcaactatactgatattcacaataaaagtaatacttttagcataaaaagaaataatttttcatcgatgacccaaataagagactcatctcacaaaatacgacccgtgagaccgtctcacacaagtttttgccatgtaccatatttaacatttttttttactcTTTTACTAATATATCCATACTTAATTTGGGGTCttgttttttcaaaataaaaataaaaattggggGTCCTATAATTTACTATCTATCGGAAAAATAACAAAccatttatataaatattcttTAAATCAGACAAAAATTAGAAAGTTTTTTGTATAATTGAGATTTCTAACGAATTTTTTAACATGTCAAAAAAGAAATATGCATATAGAATGTTTCTTTAGTCTTTCATTTCTATTATGTGAGTTCAAattaatatttacaagaattcCATATGttctttaatttcttttttttttttatatgtgaggttcaaattaatattttaaaacattgtGCCCACTAGAGAAAATATTATAGGCTATGTCCTTCTATGCCCACTTTGTGGTCTTGTGGGTGAAGTTATAAGAGTGCAAGAACGATTGAGCTCAACATGCTAGCAATCTTGTGATATTTAAGGagtctttttatttttcttccatATTTCTTGATAACGATAGAACTCACGGTCTTTATCATTTGGTGTGTATAAACTCACACAATAATTTATAAATCTTGATAACTAGATAAATCGTATTAGCAAACTTTGCGAAATCGACTTACTTGAGAAAATGTTGACGGATCCATGACCTTTTTATTCTTCAATGTAATAATCTGCTCAAGTTTTTAATGTTTGAAAAAAAACTGCAAGTAGAATAATACCAATATTCATTAGTTGCGAAATTTATATTTCGGATACGTGCAAGAACTTGCATGTTTTCTCAAAATTGAAATGGACCACCAGAAGTTGTCTAGCTGGCGGCCAAGTACATAAGTTGGAAAATGAATACATGGATTCTGGTTTCAAGTGAGAAAGTAGTCCATgtgactttaaaaaaaaaatatctaagaaaatataatgaaaaaggaaaaacaAAAGTTCTAACCAGCGGACGTGataatcaaaaatattttttttttgaattttttgttaacttgatttaaatataaaaaaacaatatttatttttctctctttttaaaatgaaatttggATGGAAAtacaaacaaaaaaagaaatatttttttgctTAAATAATATTTTCCCCGAGTGTTACCATACCaatttatctttaattttaGAAGCTCTACTTGGATTAAAACAAACAAATATCAATCCTTATTTATTAGAAATTACACTAAAAATAAACTCTAAAGATATATAAAGTGATTgctaaagaaaaaaataaaaattaatgttgATAATAACTCACGTGgaacttaaaaatatttaaaatttcaaaatcaatCTTCACTCATCCGAGAAAACACCTGATTCAGTCCCATATATTTGACCCTTTACTGGTTCGGTCCCAAACGTTTTGTTTACTACTAcatatttcaaaaattcatcCGAGTTGATCATTCCgtcaatttaattgttaaaattaACGAGATTCGTTTAAGTCCCAGATGTTTGACCTATCTCTCGGTTCAGTCCCAAGTGTTTCTATGTCCCAGTTTACATGATTAAAAGTTTTGATCGAGTTGGAGACCTTAGATGGAACTCTCGACATAAACTCATTTAGATACCACCTCACTGAAACATGAACTTGACTAGAAAATGGTATGAATCTCCAAACATAGCCCACCCATGTCATATGGGTAAGTAAACACAACCACCGTCTGAAATCGAAAAATGATAGTGATTTCGAAAGTTGTGTAGATGATAGCTTAATGTATTCGATAGGTGTCATTTGATTGCACTACCTTCAGATGTCTAGAACAAGTATCCCAGATAGAGCTACCTTCTAATGTCTCGATAGGTGTAAGATAGTTTATTGAATAAGCGGGATACCTTTCTCCATCTTGCAAAGTGCCTCTCTAGAAGTAATACAGAATATCGAGTAAGCGGGATGGATAGATAGCTTTCTCCATCTGGCAAAGTGACTTTCGACATgcacttgaatttagtaataaGGCATGTAGCGCATTGGCCGCCTGAACCTTGGAAACTTGCTGCAGCAATGTTATAACATAAGATACTCATCTCGAATCCATTATTAGTGATCACATGAGCAAATCAGACGGTACAACTCACCCATAACCATAAGGAGAATGGAAACTAGGGGGCATATATGGCCTCCTGAATCCATACGCTAGTGCAGGATTGAATCGCCTTCCACGATATTGTTTCATGCCAGGAACATTGGTTCTTTTTGCCATTACCTTTAAACATAAAATATGAAGTACACAGAAGAGTTATAATACAGCCAAAACACAAATATGATTACTAAAAGCACCTCGGGAAGATTAGGTACATCATCtgtaaaataaatgtttttcaAGGAAAATTCTTGAACCTTCAATTGGCGACCATGTAGTTCAGATTCATTCAGCTGGAGAGCCTCTTGAACAGCTTCTTGTTCGAGAAACTCCACGTATGCAAAGCCCTTGGGCTGGCCAAATTTATCAGTCAAAATAGTAACACGATTAACAGTTCCACATGCTTGGAAATGCTGCTGAACTTCCTCGGGAGTGCATGCATAATCGACCTAAGATATCAGATTCATTAAGTGGCAAACCAGTGAAAAAAAGGtttcaagaaaatgtgattttctccaGAAAGTTTGATCCTATGCAAGAAAGGACAAGCAATGAGCATAAGAGACATTTAGAGTCGTACAATTGATACAAACAACAGGCAGTATAATCAAATCCGGAAAACTGTATTGCCAACACATCGTTCTCATCATTGTTTATTCTTTGAATTTACAGCACCAAACAAACTATAGGAAACCCAAAAGCATCCGTGCAAACGCATGTTCAAAAAGAAGCTCACCAAATAAGCAAGTGAATAATTTACAGCTCTTATAATACTAAAAGCATTTATTACTGTaaagatttaaaaaataatttgccAAAAGTCATACATGGTCATGTGTCCaggattcaaaatacaataGTAATCATATTCAACTGAAAAAATAAATCAAGCAAGTAAAACACATTTTCTGTGAAGCGGTACTAATGGGTAAATTTTCCAATTCTCTAGGTATCTAGACCATACGTAATGTAAATGAAGCACACAAACCATTTTCCATCTTCATCTCCGAAACACTTCCAATGAATTCTTGTTGGGGACTAGTAGTAGTTGAGAGTTATAAAGCCTGGCGCAGGTGACCCCAAGTGAATTCATTACATACCATCTCTTTCATCAATCATGTGGAGAAACCCCAATCTACTCAATCAGCAAATACTAACTTCAAATCGCACGTCAAATTCAACTACACTGTTGAATAATTTTCACTTGGATTTTTTTTGGAAACATATCTCAGTTTTGTTAGTTCACCTTTGAGTCAAACCACTAGTAATCTTCATGGTATGATTGTAAACCAAATAAATCTATTGCTAATATTAGTGGGAGAAGAGCCACACAGTTCACCTTGACTTTCTCCTTATCAAATGGTTCACGCGAATGTAACTTGAGATACAATACTGCAACTCATTCTACATGCATTGTGCTAAAAGTAAATGTGATGTTAGATAGTGCCAAGGTTCAAATTATTCTTAATTTCCTTCAAGGAATTAAAAGCTTCAGGAAGGTAACAGTAATGCAACACTGCATACTGGTGTAATTCTCACGTAAGACGGAttgtttcattttcttttagTTTTTTAGAGACAGTATTCAAGAAacaaaaaacaattttaaattaGCACATCGATACTAGTAAAATGGGGACAAAGAAGAAAAATGCCACATCAGAGTAACGCCTCACCACATCAGGTTCTATATCCAATCAAATCTCAGACATCTTGTCCACCAGCACCCTCAGTAATTAAACTTGGTAAAAAATCGAGTTTGTCAATCACCAGCCTTCGCTCTTCAAATGCACACGCATTTGTCTTCTTCCGAATATCATGACTCCAGGGGAATATTACACATATATAAACGAAATACTAGTCACCTAAGAATAACATGACCCCAGGGGGGCATGCCGCACAGCGTAATTGAAAAATTTGTCGCCTAAGAATAATACGAAACCCAAGAGACATTTAACATCCCACTTGCATTTTTTTTCTCTTCGTTCTTTTCTtgcttcttttcttttcttttctttcttagtattttttttcttgAGACATTTTTACTGTTTCTTTTCCTCtttttttcatttcttttttGGGAACATTACTTCAGATATATTTTTTCGCTCCCCCTTCTCTGAATACACATCATTTTACAAATATGTGAGTACAAGGACTATCTAGATTATAGGCAAGCCTAATCGAAGGTACAAGAAGTCCTTTTCGCCATCAGTATACACAGTTAGCTCCAATGCTACACAGAGACACATGGTCTGGCAACAACTGAAGAAGCATGAAAATCAAAGGAAAAAACCATAAGATCTCCAATCAAAGAATCACAATAAAATAAATCCAAGTTCAGAAGTCTCTCATATTACGTTCATAACATAACACAGATCATCGATCTTGAAACATGTTGAGCATTAAAACTTCAAAAGCAATGATAGAACATATATGAATTCAGAGTTGTAGTCTACATCACTAGCAGACCCTTGTTAACATCGTACCTTCAACCCCATGGCAGCTATAAAGATGTTCAAAAGAAATGACAGTTTATCTAAAAGTCCTCATTTACTGTTCTGTTTCTATTTACAAACAACGAAGAAAGATCTACAACTGTATGTTTAATATAGGGGCACTTCACTTCAACAAAATGAAGAACATGTGGCATACAAAATAATGAAAACAGACACTCACCCTGttataggcttaaataatttaaGCCTACACTATTATTTCAATTGTAAAGAATATTTTAGAAGCCATGACTTGGGCAAGTGAAAAGGTTTTTGGGAGAAAAAATGTAAATGATATAAAGCGGGGTTGGAGGGAAAAATATTCAGCatatttttgcttccgttgagTGCTAGCAGGAGATTGAGAATTTCCTTGTGAGAGGCGAGTAGGGGGTAGCATCTTTCTCATTTTCTCTGTTTTAGTTCATGATTGTAATTGGGAGTTATAAT is part of the Primulina eburnea isolate SZY01 chromosome 1, ASM2296580v1, whole genome shotgun sequence genome and encodes:
- the LOC140817916 gene encoding polyadenylate-binding protein 2-like, encoding MDEEEHEVYGGEIPDEDADADVDMTAADGDAAAKELDEMKKRLKEMEEEAAALREMQAKVEKEMGTAQDPASDANQASKEEVDSRSVFVGNVDYACTPEEVQQHFQACGTVNRVTILTDKFGQPKGFAYVEFLEQEAVQEALQLNESELHGRQLKVMAKRTNVPGMKQYRGRRFNPALAYGFRRPYMPPSFHSPYGYGKFPRFRRPMRYMPYY